ATCGGACCCCACAAAAAAACAATATAAACATCGGTCTCTACTTCGACGGCACAATCTTTGTTTTATTAGAAGGTAGAATATTAGCCATGTAGAGGATAGACAAATATTTTTTGCAGTGATAACACAAACAGGTAGGTATAGTTCCAACTTCCAACAAAGCTCCAACTTTTTTGACCAGCCATTCTCCTAGTGCAGCATCATATCCTCAGTTTTATTTTACTGCAAGGAAGGCATCAAAGCATGATCTGATCCTCTAAGCGTCCTCAAATCATTTGTATCCACTGAAGAAAGCTCCTTATTTGATAATAAGATTGGGGCTTTGTTAGTGAGCTTCCCACTAGGAGCAAACAAAGAAAAGGGAAAGTGAAAGGGTGCCTAAATTGTTCTGAAGAACTTTGGTTCAGTCTAGCACTTTAACCAGCTTCATCCAGGAGTAATCTGCAGTAGTTAGCAGAAAGCAAAAGTCCACCATCACTTTCTGTctcttttttcgcgaatacgcaaaaggcttgtgtatcattgcattgataggtagAATTTGAAGAAATGTTTTTTCAGCAACAAAACAAAATCTTGACCGCATCAGAAATATCCTGCCGGAAAATGTTAAAACACCCCTTTTCGATTAAAAAAGGTGAAAGCAAGATTGTTAAGATCTTTTTTTAACATAGATTGTTAAGATCTTTCAGGTAATGATTCAAAGGTTTGCTTTCTTCACAGCAGGAAAATGTACAGAACTTCAACACTTGAACAGAACCATGCTTGAAAGTCTACCATCACTTTTTCTGTCTCATGATTTTCAGCAACCAAACTAAAATATCCAACCAgaaatttttttggtgaaatattTCTGGTAATGAGTCAAATGTTTGCGTTCTTCAGAGCAGAAGATGTATGGAATTTCAGCACTTGTACAGAAGCATGTTGTTGGCAAGACCCAGAAAAGGGGGCATTATATAACTGATAATGACTGAATGCTGTTCTTAGTGCAACCTGATGCAATGCAACCAACCCATGGCATTTCAGTGGAAAAAAATCATTGAATTCATGCGTACGAGTATGGCAACAGCTAAATATCTCCGTATATCGCTACACTATTACATTGATCATCATGATCGGTGCAAACTTCGTCATGACAACGGGAAACAATGGCATGGTGTGGTGGTCTACCTTTACATTCTCCAAATGGATATCGGTTACATGGTTACATATCCTATAGACACTCCTGATCATGATCATCTGCCCCTAGAGTTGGTCCTAGCGCCGTCGCTCCTCGGCGAGTTCCCCCGGCCACGCGGCATCGACGGGCTGTCTCGCCTGGCCTCCCTCGACTTGGACTTgctcttcatcgcctcgatctgctcGAGCGCCTCCACGACCTCCTTCATGGACGGCCGGCTCTTGGGCTCGCCGGCCAGGCACTTGAGAGTGAGCTGAGCGGCGCGGAAGGCCCCTCTGGCATGGTACTGCCCCTCGAGCCGGCTGTCCATCAGCTGGGTCAGCCTCCTCCGGTCTGACAGGAGTGGCTTCGCCCAGTTCACCAGGTTGAGCTTCTCGCTGGGGCGGCTCGGGTCCAGCGCCCTCAGGCCGCAGAGCATCTCGAGCAGCACGACGCCGAAGCCGTACACATCACTCTTCACATACAGGTGGCCTGGAATGCAAGATGGTCAGTGTTAGTCAGTGCTACGAACAGATGATGCACCTTGTTAGTTTGTAATGTGACCGTTAACTGACGAACATACCGGTAGAAACGTACTCCGGAGCGGCATACCCGTACGTGCCCATGACTCGTGTCGTCACATGAGACTCCCCGTCATCTGGGCCATGCTTGGCCAATCCAAAATCCGAGAGCTTCGGGTTGAAGTGCTGAACATGACATGGTTGCAGGGTGATCAGGGTATTATTCAGGGACTAAAGTTTGTTGCTAATATATAAGATATTAATCAATAGCGCATACTGAATCTAGTAGTATATTGGACGCCTTGAAGTCCCGGTAGATAATCTGCCTTTCGGACGAATGAAGGAAGGCGAGGCCACGGGCTGCACCGATGAGAATCTTCAGCCGGAGGCTCCAAGGCAGTGGCTCATAGATGGCCCCTCCTGATAACATCAATGCATTAGTACCATAACAGAGCTAAAAGGTAAATTTGATCACAAATAATCTTTGACAGCTAAGCAAAAAAGTAGAACAGGGGGAAAAAATCCGAGTCCTACTTTTGACCCTCTATTGCAAATTGACCTGGCAAGAATGATGGAAGGCAGCAGCAGCAAGAATTTGGCTGGGTTCAGACAATTTAGTGGATGCTCGTGCCCTTGAAAAGTGCTAGTCGTTAGTTGTATAGCACTATGGACTATGGTGCTTGATATATAGTATGCGATGAAAACGATGTTGCAGTTTCACCAGCATCTGCAAGGCGTGCTACTTTGCGGACTAAGTTGGCATAAAGAGGAAAAACAGATTGACAAAAGGAGAACTGTTTCAGATATTTATCGTTTGAAAAAGGCCGTCTGCGGCCGAAAGAAGACTCACTTCTGAAGAGGTGGTTCTCCAAGCTCCCCTTCGCCATGAACTCGTACACGAGTAGTAGCTCGTTGTCCTCCATGCAGTAGCCCAACAGTTTGACGAGGTTGGGGTGCGAAATTCTCCCAAGGAAATTCACTTCAGACTGCATAAAAAAGATACAGCAATTCCTTTTTAGAGAAATGCATAACGAAAATCTTAGGAATCTGGTACTACTTCCAGAATTAGCAATAAATAGATAACTAAATAAAATGAAAGCAACAGCACAATACAAATTCCTAGTGTCAGCCAATAAGCAGTACCGATCAATTATGGTACCGATACTTGTCAAGAATAGCATAAATATGAAGCGCTCGATAACTAGTGAGAGCAGAGTATTGGAATATGCAAAAAAACACATAAGGACTAAGAGAGTGGTGCTACTTATAGCAATTAAAAATGAAACATGAAAATCCTATTTTGCCAATAATTAGTAACAGTACTTGCCAAAAAGGCCATAAATATAATATTTTTCAATGACTAGTGAGATAATGGTATTGGAGTATACACAAAAAACAAGAAACCTGAGTACTGTGGCCATGGCAAATAATGCAAAGGTTCAGCATTATTCACTTGGCCGAAAGCATGCAAATGTGGCAATTGCAACTTGTGCAAAAGTACAAGACAACACTATCACTAACTTTTAACGATTGTAGGAAAACTGAAATCTGCCTAAGAACCGAAAGCACCATTAAAAAAAATCATATCACTGAAATTCCTTGTAGAAAAATATAAAGGTAACCAATTCATCAGGATCACAATCACCTGCCATTGCTCCATCCCCTGCACGCTCTCGGGGTTGAGCTTCTTGACGGCGACGACCATGGCGGTGCTGCCCTTGGCCGGGTTCACGTCGATCCACCCCTTGTAGACCTTCCCGAAGCCGCCCTCGCCGAGCACCGTCTCGGGCTTGAAGTTCTTGCAGGCGCCCCTGAGCTCGGCGAAGGTGAAGATCTTGAGGTTCGGGGACTCGAGGATGTGGCCCCCCTCCTCGTAGCAGTCGTCGGTGCTGGCGCCGCTGACCGTCGACGCCATGAATGTGCTGGTGCTGACCGTCGACAGCTTCCCTGTtgtggcggtggtggaggagctcgTGGTCCTCTTCGACGCAGACATCCCTGCACATGCATAATAATTAGCAAATGCTGGGCGCTGCAGGCTTCAACTATGGATACTAGATGGTGATGTTTCTGCTATTTATAAAATTTACCAATGCATTTGATGATGTGAGTTACTATGACACTGAAGTAAAAAAGTTGAGGGGGCCGAATTAAATCGTATCATTTGGGCAAGATTGTTACTACTTATTCACGAAAGAAATGAAACAAGTGAATCCATACTAAAAGAAACTAATCGGCACATAAAACATAATTTGTACAGAAAATTTTCTGCACTTGGTGGTTGGCACGCAGCGATCAGCAGAAGTGATTTTCAAGAGCAGGAATGTTGGATTCATTGCAGCCACATGTATAGGCATGCAAGTTGGCCCAGTTGGCCCGTACGCACATAATCATATATTGGTGAAGTATGTGCGTTCCAATACAGAAGTGGCAGCATGGAGAGGataactactagtactagtactagtactacatgGCCAAATCAATGATGAACAGAGATACATATTCTGCAGCCACATGAATGGAATATCACAGTTGAATTCATTAAGAATGCACAGGGCCATCCCAAACCAAAAACTGGGAGGGGATTAGGGGGAAAAACAAATCTCCAACTGCATATTAGTTAGTCAAGGCTGCCATCAAGTTGGCCACAGAGATTGCTGTGACAAAATTTAAAAAATTGGCCACAGAGATTGCTGTAACAAAATTAAAAAATGACCACATAGATTTGTGAAAGAAATCAGTCTGTAGAGGCCTCTGCAAGCCCCAGAGACTAGGATAAAATATTCTTCTCACATGGAAGGGGGCAATAATAAATAAAACAAGATAAAAATGAGTGGGCGAATGAATCGATTAGCATCCGAGCGGTACCTGCGGGATTGGCGGCGGCGGCCTTGGCGCCCCAGCCCCACGGGATGAGGCCGTCCATGGCGCTGGCGCAGTTCCCCATCGCTCGCGGATGGAGGGAGGGTCGGGGCCAGGCGGCCCGCCGTGCGCGACGGGGAAGCTGCCGGCGACCCCGCAGCAACCAACCGCCCTGAGCAGAGCGCGCCAAGAAGAAGTTCCAATCCGGCCGGGAggagccaagaagaagaagccaagaagccaggaaggagaagggaagggggagcgAAGCGGCGAGGAAGGTGGGAGGAAGTTGTCTGGGACGaccacgacgaggaggaggaggaggaagaaccacCGCCGAGCGAGGGGGCGAGGGAGGGAGTTGCTCCACTCAGTTTCTTGATTTCTTCCCCTCTCCCCTCACTTTCAGAGGAGAAAAATATATACCTCTGCCCCGCCGAATTTCTCACGCGCGCCCCCGCCGCTGGCGCGTGGGGCCCCGGGAGAGAGGGGTGCGTGTCGTCTCCTGCCTGGGTCAACGGGGTCAACGGCCGGTTGGCTGCCCCCGTATTATAACCGTGGCGGTTTTTCGTCGTCTGTAACTCGGGCTCGCGACCGCCGACCGGCGACAAGGACCCCGTCGTGGTTTCCGGCGAGCAAGGCAGCGCCTGGTCCTCGTCGATCGACCAACGCCGTACGGTTTGGAAACCACGTTTGAAAGTTTTGGAAACAATTCTAAGAGGGAAAATATGGGATGTTGAGGTTTTTTTTTGTCCTGTTGTCATGCGAAATTACTGTGTTTGGCACTGTTCAAcattgattttgttgttttttttaTACCTAGCATCTTCTAACGCCTTTGAGCTTGAAATTTCGCATGGCGACACAACATCACCCTCTTAACATCTCTCttctttttttagattttttcGAAACTTCGAAACATCTTTTCCACTGAATGTTTTGTTTTCACGTGATATTCTATCCTCTAAGGGATGGGAACCGGGGAAGGGAAGCGACGTCGCCGCACCGGCGGGGGGCCACGGCCTCCGTTCGTCGTAGTGGCAGCGGGCTGGATCCTGTGAAGGATAGTCGTCATGGAGGAGGCGACGGACTCCACTGGTCATTGTGGCACGGCGGTGGCCCTCGACGACTGCGACAATGAGATCAGGGGGTGGTGTCGTCGCATCTACATGTGCACTAGTGTAGCATGAGGGTGTTTATCGACCCTAGAATGTATTGCTATGAAAAAGTCGAGTTAATCATTTGTGTTTATATCTTGTAGTGGTGGTTGCCTTTGTTTTGCACTCTATTTAAGAATAAAAATGGTTAGGTGCATCATAATGATGCAGATGTCACGGGTTTCAACCTTCTTTTGGGAAAATAGAATTGAGGAGTATGTCGTCTTCGGCCACCAAAACAAGTGGATCGATGGCGCCCCGACATTCCCTACTGAAGCCGGCCAAACCTTGCTCATCGCAGATGGCAAGTTATCGGCACTCCAGCTCTGTCGGCCCAACATCCCAAAAACCAAAGTTGTTGCCGAAATCACATGGGAATGCTGGCCCAGAGACTCGAGCGCTACTATAAAATCAAGCACCCTCCCCCATTGAAGATAAAGAAGGGAGGCAAAACATCAAGCCGTCGTAAACACCCAAGCAACCACCATCATCCAGGACAATATCAGAAGAGCGCCATCACGCACTGTTGCTTGAGCAAGCACACCAGTGCCAGTGCACCCAAAGAAACTGCCGGATCTAACCAGGTCCACCAGAACCAAACCTTCACGCGTCCCCGTCGAAGCCAATACTAGGCGGGTGGACATTATTCCGACTTTAGGTCATCACCATCGTCTCACCACCCCGACCAGGACCAAACCTTAACAAAAACGGAATATGGTTCCTCCCGCCAGCGAGGACCGGGCCCAGCCCCGCCACCAAGGCCCATGGGGCCACCGAAGGAGAGGCGGACCAGCGGTGGCACCGGTGGAAGGAGCGGAAAGCCTAAGAGCCTTGTAGACGGGGTTACGAGAGGTTTGATATGGAGTCGATTCAACAGTATTTTCTGATGGAGTAGACAACAATCAATTGCATTTCTATGCGGTCCACCCACAATTCGCTTGATTTGATTTGTGTTTCTTCGCGTGGTGGAGGCAACATGGCTGAGTCCGTCCACGACACGTGCCTCGATTGCATCATTCACTGGTTAAGAAATTGGTAGGTGTTCGCTCCAGAGTCATATCTGTTATCCTGTGAAGGAAGAATCAGTTCACTCTGGCCCTCTTCACCGCCAAGGATACAAACAACCAAATTATTGAAGAACAAGCTATCCAAGACAATACATGCCAAAGCTCTCGGTCCCTAGCACCTAGGATACACCTACATATGTGCATGTGTGCGTGcggtgtgtatgtgtgtgcgtgGGCGGTGGAGTGTGTGGTATGTGCGAGATTGAGAGGAAGATAGTCAAAGAGGAAGGAAAAAAGAAGAGTTGATGTGAGAAGTTTGAATGCACCTTCATGGAATTCCAGGTCTATTATCAAGCTAAAGTTGTGAGAAATGATAAAAACCAGGAGAAAGGAACAAAACTTTTACTTTTAGAAAAAAAGTGTCCCTTAGCTGATCGATTTCATTGAAAACCCATATCAGTAGGGAAGCTAGCACAACGACCTTCTTGTTTCTTCTCTAGTGAAGAATACAAAGTAGAATAATCGAGCGAAAATGTATATTGTGCTCTGAGAGTCTCTAAAATACCTTTTAAACTTGATCACTCAGTTCAAGTGATGGAAAAGCGAGCGAAAAAGCTATTATGGTCAATCCAGGTGCGTTTGCATAGAGAAATCAATGATCTTCTCCTTTCCCTCACGCATAGGAGGCTAGGGCAAAGTTCCCCTCCCCTCCAAGCTCCACCTGTACTCAGTCTGCCGCTCCGAAGGCTGGTGGCAGGGTGGAGAATCTCGGTGCCTCGGCTCCGCCTAATAGTTCAGGCTAGGGTTTTGTAGTCCTCACAGAGGTGGTGCTCGAACTGATGATGATACTTCATCTTTGAGTTGGTCCTCTGAGCTTTGATCCTCCTCGAATCCGTCTATCAGGACGGAGCTCCAGCGTAGACTGCTGCCGTCTTCTTGGGGCGATAAGGTTAGGGTTTTTGGTCATGCATGCATGACGACGAGATCTAGTGTCGGGCGCTTTAGAACGATTCAAGCGTTCAACGACTCTATGGCGAtggtttgtgtgtgtgtggggggggggggggggcgtgaacAAAAGACTCTCTGTTTGTCATCGACGAGCTCAGGCCAGCTGCGGCATGGGAGCAGAGACAGCAACACGTCGGCGGTTTGTTCTGGCGACGATAACGGATCTCAATATATCTTTTGTCATGTTTGAGATGTCTTATACTTTCGATAAACTTTTATAGTATAGAGTATATTTTATAAATAGAAAATCATCACTTGATTAAGGCCTGGCATTATGCCGCATGCGGTTAACATGTTAACCGTCGACTCTTTCAGGGCATCTACAATGGAGAGGCGCCTATTGGACGCTTAgataataaaaaaaatcaattaaGGAGATAGCATCGGTACAAGAGTCTGTTTGCACAATGCTTGGGCGCCTATTTAAGCGCTAACGGATTTTATTCTCCTCGTAAAAATTAATCGTAGTGCTCGTTAAAAGGGGtcacaaaacagaaaacaaacgaaGCGCCCGGCGACTCAGGCTGGTCataatggggagtaacttagaccggtgtcatgcatatgacactagtctaagttactaccttcataatgcaaagtaacataatagtgtATCATAGATGACTTCCTTTATTAGCTcctagactcatcttgtcttgaaaaGCGCTatattacagtaacatattatgttaccacctctcattaattacttgccacataaacAAAATTTTCTCGAAGTGTACTATGCTACTAGCTAAGTtacttccactatgactagcctcagTTGGCATCGATGCTAGCCAAGATCCCAGCATCGAGTGGAATTAAACCGTAATGGCTGGGAATCGAATCCTGACGCCTGGTCCAAGAGcctccattgtacatgcccttataggCCGCAGCTGTCCGGCTACAACGCATCGGTGGATCTTCCGGAGTGCCGGCTGGCCGGGTCTACTAAAATTCGTCGTGTCCGGCCGTCGGCGTCGTGCATGCGGCCATAGCTGCCGGGTTTTCCACGACGAAGACGAGCTGTGCCGTGGGGAACTCCGACCGGAAGAGCcagtctttctttttcttttaccgGGAGACAGACAGAACGAGTTGAGTCAGTCGTCTAC
The sequence above is drawn from the Triticum aestivum cultivar Chinese Spring chromosome 7A, IWGSC CS RefSeq v2.1, whole genome shotgun sequence genome and encodes:
- the LOC123149776 gene encoding probable serine/threonine-protein kinase PIX13 — translated: MGNCASAMDGLIPWGWGAKAAAANPAGMSASKRTTSSSTTATTGKLSTVSTSTFMASTVSGASTDDCYEEGGHILESPNLKIFTFAELRGACKNFKPETVLGEGGFGKVYKGWIDVNPAKGSTAMVVAVKKLNPESVQGMEQWQSEVNFLGRISHPNLVKLLGYCMEDNELLLVYEFMAKGSLENHLFRRGAIYEPLPWSLRLKILIGAARGLAFLHSSERQIIYRDFKASNILLDSHFNPKLSDFGLAKHGPDDGESHVTTRVMGTYGYAAPEYVSTGHLYVKSDVYGFGVVLLEMLCGLRALDPSRPSEKLNLVNWAKPLLSDRRRLTQLMDSRLEGQYHARGAFRAAQLTLKCLAGEPKSRPSMKEVVEALEQIEAMKSKSKSREARRDSPSMPRGRGNSPRSDGARTNSRGR